Genomic segment of Citrus sinensis cultivar Valencia sweet orange chromosome 7, DVS_A1.0, whole genome shotgun sequence:
GTTAACTCCCTCATATCATGCTGAGGTACATGGAACTTAAACTTGCCAAGGACAGTAGAATATTCAAGCAGgaatttcatttagtttttcttttaacttaaagaaaaagttaacGTGCCTGACTTTCTGCAGAGTTATTCACCAGAGGACAACAGGTTTGATCTCCGGCAATTTCTCTACAATGCAAGATGGCCATACCAATTCCGCAAAATTGATGAACTTGTCAAGGAGTTGGATGGTGAGAAAGTTCCTTTTAGCGAATCAAGTGACCATGAAAAAATGGGTACTACATCGGATGGTGGAGGTGGAATGGGAGTCATAGCAGCAGGTTCAGGCAATCCCAAAGCTGGCCATTAGTTGACATTTTGCAAGAAAGCTTCGATTGAGTTGTTTTACcgtcatgttaatttatgcAATCAAGATAGTGTAATAAAATGTCCATTGATTAGTTataatgaatgaaaaaatatcCTAGTTTATATGACGGGGAACTGCTCCAGCTCCCAATCCAAGTTTGGAAATGTCCATTCATTGActtcaaagtaaaagattcgTGACCAATGGGACTATGGTCCGGTGGAATAATTCTTTCACTTACAATGATGAGAGTAAGAGTTTGAATctctataaaaatattataagattaGTTTCAgtcttttttcaattatcaGAGTGGGGTAGACACCTCTTGAATATCaaagaaggtttaaaaaattttgaaaagtagcGCTTCAAAAgatcaaaataatatcaatatcaatattaattgtaatctCTGAtgtaatatcaaatattaaaaagggtctaaaaaatttaagacctTACATGCCATAAGAGGGTgtcaatttcataatttatttgtaattatcaATTGTAATCTCTTATTtaatatcaatatttaaaaaataaaaataatagattgGTGCATGTAATTAACCAAAAGCAATACCAAGTCTTAATTAATGGCTAAAATTCCTATCATCACTTATTTCTCAACAGTTTATTAACGGAGAAACTCGTCatgaaaatttagataaattatgTGATTTCATGCTTGGTTAATGGAATGGAATGGAGGGACAACATCAtttgagctttttttttttccttttctttctcgGGATCATGAGATATTAGATCTAGTAGTAAGAACAATGTTGGACCCCGATGTTATTATCCcgattaaatatttaaatgagcTTTGGTCCGGTTTGGCCATTATGCAtgctgtaattttattttattttacattatgcATACTACTCTGTAAAtagggctttttttttttctttttgggttttgtttaAAGCAAATGCATGTCAGCAATGAACTAAAGTAACGAAGGATCACTTCGACTCTTCaacccaaccaaaaaaaaaaaaaaaaaaggagacaCAGTAATGAAGTATCATATCTCAATTCAGGTTCCGTTTGAtacagcttattaaatagagcttataacagtAGAGTTTATAGCAGTAGAACTTATACTAATAGAgtttttgggtaaaaaatcattaggtgtttggttgtcattaaaaaaagtactttTGAATCATTaaatgtgatattttttatattatatattttttagaaaagctcTCTAACCTCCACTCCCGAAAGttcaaattttgggattttgcTAGTAGAgataaattagcttatttaagctaaaaaaactctactaaaaaaataaccaaataccataaaaaattttaaaaagtacttatgcaattaaataaatatttatgactcttaaataagccataccaaacaGGCACTCAGTCATTTTGAACTCGCGTTTGCTCATCCACGCATCTCAAGATTAACATCTGTTAACTTGACTGGAGGTAACTGTAATTTGTAACAATATTCGGATtctatgtaataatattaaacctcaggggcttaattgttattatccTTCATTGTCACAAGCGAACCTAATTCGAACATTACGGACGATATAAAAAGCAGCAACTAAATTCTCTCTCATcctgaattttgaaaaacaaagccAAGAGCTTTCAGAATGtctggagaagaagaagagaacgCGGCCGAGCTTAAAATTGGAGACGGTAAATGTTTAATTTACCTTCCTCTCCTTTTCagaatattttattgattttagaCGAATTCTGAGGGTTGATCCTGTCCCTTTCTGAGGCGCAGAGTTTTTGAAGGCCAAGTGTTTGATGAATTGTGAAGTAGCAATAATTCTTGATCACAAGTATGAGCAGCTTCAGCAGACTTCTGATGATCCCATGAATCAAGTTTCCCAGTGAGTTTAGCGCTCTTTGAATAAATTCGCTTTCTTTAgtgctaaatttttttatttttccccaaaaatttattattgattggTTGCTTGTTTAAGTCATGTAAACTAAACTAATTTATggactaaaaaaaatattacccATGTATTGTTATTATGATTTGAAGTTTATTTTGCTAGTGGCATGTGAAAATTAGTGATTCGAATAGCAGATTTTGAATGTGTATTGAAATAGGGTTTTGTGAGTAAGAGGGGTATAAAGGGTCATTCTGAACATTTGTGTAACCAAATCTAGTAGCTACCCAATTGAATTTCTGTAGAAAAGGTGTTTAGTTAGTAATTTGTCTCTAGCCTTTTTGCCTAGTAGATTGGGAGTGAGGCAATTTCCAATGCTGCACCTTGTGCATGTAATAGTTGGCATGTCTTGTGTAGTTTCTTTTTGAATGTGGTATCTTTATTTTGCAGAGTGTTTGAGAAATCACTGCAGTATGTGAAGCGCTTTAGTCGCTACAAGAATCCTGATGCTGTTAGACAAGTGCGAGAGTATCCTTCAAGTTTATGGAAGTAATAAGTGTTTTATTTGCTATTTACTGAAAATTACGCTCATGCTAACTGCTTGCGGGTGAACAAGCCCTTGTATGCTCCACAATTTCTACCGCTTTCGTTGTCTGAAATTTTTCTTGACTAAGTATGCATAATACTGATGCTTGAAACTGTTTTTATTCATCTGGAATAAGCATTTCTCTTTGAATATACTTCACTCACtgaattaattcaaaaagCCTAATATACTAACTCAAACAAGTTGGCACAACTTTCTTGTTCCTTtcgccttttttttttttttaaatgcttgTGAGTTAGCATACACagttgagctcatgtgtggcTTAATGATTTCGGGCCGAATTTTTTCTATATGACAGTTTCAGAATTTCTGTTCTTTGGGATTTAGGTGGAATATATAATACTTTGTGGATTGtcatatcaataaattattttcagacCATTTCTTGttactttctttttaacaTTCATATACTGGATGCATTTTCTGAAAAACACAGTATCTATCCTTATTCTGATCTTCGACATAATTCATCTGATTTGATTAGCATGATTAAGCCATTCTATAATCAATttgtcaaattcaaatttttgtaaatggCTAGGGTGGTTTCACTgtttatatctatatattatttgcagACCATTTCTTGttactttctttttaacaTTCATATAATGGATGCATTTTCTGAAAACACAGTATCTATCCTTATTCTGATCTTCGACATAATTCATCTGATTTGATTAGCATGATTAAGCCATTCTATAATcaattcatcaaattcaaatttttgtaaatgacTAAGGTGGTTTCCctgtttatattttgttttatcttctttgtGCTACCTTGGCGTATGTTATATTgtatttaagctaaaaagaTGTTGCTTTCTGTTGGTTaactgattaataaaattcatgggtACTGTTGTTCTCGTCTTGAAATCATGCTGCCGCATACTGCTATCAAATGTTGATCTTAACCAGTTTTCAGAATCCTTAGTAGATACCAGTTGGCTGAATTCGAGGTAAATTGCCCTGGACTTGCTAAATTAGGATTTCTATGTTTATTATCTCcccttagaaaaattaaatcggAGTCACACTCTTCCCTTTTGCAGCTGTGTGTACTTGGAAATCTTTGCCCTGAGACCGTGGAGGAAGCCATTGCTATGGTACCTTCTATAAAGGTATTACTATACTCATTCACTGCTCAATGTTTTCCTCGTGTGCACTGTTCTGTTGTTACTAATGCTTAGTCTTTCTGCCGTTTTCTTTCCTGATCTGCTTGCAATCAATTTAGTTAACAAACCCGATGCTTTCATGGCACTAATGTGTTGGCTTTAATTAGGCTTTAGGAGAATTATGTGTGGCTTTTACTTCAAAAGAATTATCAAAAGTGTATAATACATCATttgatttcataaaattttgttgatggAGTATTTCTATATGCAGACCAGGGGACGAGCTCACGATGACGAGGCAATTGAGAAAATGTTGAATGACTTGTCACTGATAAAGAAATTTGAGTAATCACAGCTGGAGCTACCTATTGAAGTTTCTtagggattaaaaaaaaaatgcattagGTATTGTAATGTATAAAGTTTGAATGCGAGAGAGAATCTATTTACTTTATTGGTCAGATATTACGAGGATCTTGATGAAATCAGATATTACGAATATCTTGTTGAAATGAGTTTCCAATCAAATTGAAGTGAAATGAGTTCCAATCAGATCTTATCATTAGCAAGACACCACTGATAGGCATCTCATAATAAGCAACAATCAACATcttctcatatatatatataacaaatatataatgtAGTTTTGCAGACATGGAAATGATTTCCAGactaaacaaaaaatgatgatGCACTCATACTTTAATACTTTTTGTATCTCTGAGTTCGtctttgacaaaaataaagatcATGAGAAATAGTTGAGTTGAGCAGATTCATTCGgggatttttcaaattgtacTGTAACTGCCTCCTCTGCCACCAACCAGTCTCTGTTAGACTTTTCTTGCTTAATTGAGTTAGAACAGTTCTGTcaaaaaacatttaaagtcAGGGAATATGGAAATGAGTATCCATAGCATggacaaataaatatatcggGTCCGCCTATTGCCCTAATTTCAAAGCAAGATTTTAATTAGCAATATCAAAGGCTCTCTTGCTATGTTGCTTGCAGCAATATGGAATCTAATATATCTACCCCTAAAACTACCCCTCTTTAACATATTGAGGTGGCTTAACTGCCCTCTACCCTGAAGAAGGGTTATACACACAATCCAGAATTTTATGAGAGCAGCTACTTAATCGATTAAGCCATTTACGCAAGGaggaaaaaattatcattaagcATAAAGAGAAGAGTTGAAGGCTCACCTTGGAACAAGTGTACACAATAAGTGTCATCCAGTTCCAGTTATCCAGAGAACCATTTAGACAATCATTAGCAGCTTCCtgtagaaaatatattaatggaGACATCAGCTGCATTTCAAAGTGCCTTGAAGCACCACAAAGCCTGCACCTGCCAGCGTCTCCAACTTCTGCCATAGCAAGAAGGGGCTTTCCTCCATAAGAATACCTGAGCATGCAAAAATACATCAGAAGGAACAGCTACAATAAGCCAAAGAAACATGAGTACTGAGAAAGAATCTGAATGTGTCAAGATATCAGAAAAACACTCAGATTTCAAACTTACTACACATGTATAAAGAAAAGCACGCATCtgtaaaaacaacaaaagtaGATAGATAATAGAAGACCTACAATTACGAGTGTAAATTTCAAGTCAACACTGAACAATTACAAACAAATTATTGGTA
This window contains:
- the LOC102621370 gene encoding DNA-directed RNA polymerase II subunit 4, with the protein product MSGEEEENAAELKIGDEFLKAKCLMNCEVAIILDHKYEQLQQTSDDPMNQVSQVFEKSLQYVKRFSRYKNPDAVRQVREILSRYQLAEFELCVLGNLCPETVEEAIAMVPSIKTRGRAHDDEAIEKMLNDLSLIKKFE